The genomic DNA CTGACCCAACTGTACGCCGCACCGGAGGCACCGGATTGTGTTGCCTTCACTGCCCCCTCCGGACGCGCGAAAAACGCATCGCAAAAACAGTCCGCCACACAGTGGTACACCCTATGACGACCGCCCGATCCTCAGTAGCAATCTTCAGCGACGACTCAAATCTGCCTCGTAACGCAAGGGGCAAACATTAGGTAGGCAACAATAAAGATACTTAAACTCGATCAAGAAAGGACATCGGGATGATCCCCCCTTAGGAAGGGTTTGTCCTGGGGGTATATTGCTTTTAAGCCCCGGCTCCAACGTTGGATGTCTCTGGAGCGTCAGTTGGAGTTCGATTGCCGGGTTTGAAAGCAAAAGGGAGGCAGTTCGTGTTCAACATCCCGATGCAGCCTATCGAATGCTTGCAATTCAAGCATAGCTAAACAAACCCACTACAACCATGCGATATCGCCGAAAAACATATCTTACTAGTGTGACTCTGGAGAGACGGTGTGAGGACACAGCCCGCGGACGTCCGAGGAACCAGGCGTACGTATCCAGGCGGCCGCTTACCCTGGACATTGGAAATGCGTACGGTGGATATAGATATAAGCGGAAGACGGATAGAGATGCTAGCTAATCAAATTGACGTTCGACTTTGGGGGTGGGAtcttgggggaaaaaaaagatggcgGATGATGTGATGGAAAATACCCCTGTGTAAGCGAAGCTAAGCTTTGCTAAGCAGCATTAGTTAAAGAATTATACCACACGCCGTCGTTACAAATAAGttacaaaatcaaaaaccCGACAAAGCACAAGACAAGTAAAGTGGCGAAGaaaggttaaaaaaaagcatgtCTTAAAAGCATAAGAAAATGGTTACCTCCTatatggaaaaaaatattaatacttttacatttttttcaatggtttttaaatttttgtatctTATTTACAGTTAAAAGCCAACTGACTTTTTCATTAGAGCGCTTCTGAGCGAGTGCGTCCCATGATTGTTACATTTTATGTTTGTTAATTGTTGCAATCTTTTTGACCGTTTTACACATAGCAGTTTTGAATATTAGTATTTGATTTATATTCAAAAAACTTACATCCAACACTAATTGGACTTAAGATACATTACAAAGAGAAACATCGAATCATTACTGAAAAAAAGACCacaaaacgcaacaaaaaaaacagttcaagtGAGAAGTGAGAACAAATTGTAAAGCATATTTATTACAGTCGGGCCCCGTGCAAGCATGGCAGGCGCAAACGAAGGACAATAAATTGTAGCTCTTGAAAGGCGTAAGGAAAGGTGGTGCCACTATTTACAGTGCAAAAGACAATAAAACTATTTGCATTAGCAGCCGTGGAATAGATCATTAGGTCGAGGCGCAAAGCTAAATCAAAAACGATGATTgacaataacaaaacaaaagtggGGTCGGTAATTTACAAACtatattcaaaaacaaaaactccccCCCCATTTGCTGCATGCTATTTCAATCAAGAAACCGTCTGTTTATTGATGAACATTTAACATACATTCAACGTTAGTGTAATCGAGCGGGACAAGACCTGACAATGCTTGTGGTTCgtgagggggggagggggggggggtgttttttCGCTGGCAGGCGATTACTTATCCTAGATAGAGTTTAAGAAATACCCCACTGCACTGAGCAACGTGTTCCGGCTCGGGCACGGTGGAACAGAGTAAACTTGAcaataatgaaaaatcaattgGAACAATATGTGAAACTACAAGTAGATTGGTTAGGTCGGTAAGCTTCTGTGTGGTTATGTTATTACTTTtatacaaacaaaccaacccccCCACCCATTGTTATATGCCATTCCGTTTTTATGCTGTACCGCTCTATTCGCTGTAGATGTAAAAAAAAGGCGTCACCTAGCATTTAGTCGTAAGGTTAGTAAGGTTATCCGAACACAGTTTGCATTAAAAGCATGTGTATGTAATAAAAATTCTTTCACcaattaaaacacacacccattttggcaatataaaaacaaattgaaacaaaaatgctcGCCCCATTTAACAGCGCTGATCCAGATATAGATAACAAAACCCGGTGAAATATACCATGCAAATAAAACCCCCTACttctactattactactaccactactactactactactagcaTTGACGATTGATAATGTACTGTGTaaaggaaatttaatttctacCAATTAGCAGGACAATAATAAGCTCAAACATTAAATGAAGCaaacgcaaacgaaaaaaaaaaacacaaaaactttaccaataattgtaaatttagcaaaaaaaacgaaactcaAAATAGGCTGGCGAAATGCAATTCTCTCAAATTAAATCACTTAACAAAACGCCCCCCTCCTTCCAACCACTGGgagggtgtgtgcgtgtgaggtGGTGGGTGGTTAAATTTTTGGTGGAGCAATTTTATTCTCTACTCTTCTTGTCTTTAAGAAGCGTGGCCAAAACCACCCCGTTACATACATTAAATGTGGCATCATTTAATCACAACTACAAACCGCACACTAAGGACAATAATTATTATACACATATATTGATAAGTGGTAATGTTGAGAAggtgtaaaattaaaaacaaaacaaaaaaaggaaaaccataCAAGTACCATATAGGACAATTTGCTAATGTGCTAAATATTATTCTAGTGTTGATACATGTACAATTTTACAAACATTCTTGCACCAGGGGGAAAAGCTTTGATTTACGTGCGAAAGGTTGATAGAAGGGAAGATGGAATGGAATAGAATGGAGTAGCTACGTTTCGTTCGTCAGCGTGCTGTACGTTGAAGCtgtgtgctgttttgttgcttctttgttTCAATTCGCTTCGGTAATACAGTGGAGGATGTAGGCTGAGGGTTGGGTCAATGGCGGCATGACTTTGGGGACGTTTTGAGCCTCGTGCCAAACAAGGGTCATTCGACTGTTCGAGATCTCTTTTGTAGAAGAGATGCCTTAGATAAGGTCTCTTTCGATCACGAGGATGATCAGTAAATGAAGCTCCCGGGACTACTATGCCTCCTACTATGGGAAAATGACTACTACTATGGGAAAATGAAGTCTCAACGAGTATAAGGTCTCTTGGTAGATGAAGGCCCCTTGGAGGATGAGCTTTTTTGGTGGATGTGGCTTAGACGATAAGAGTCTAAGAGTACTAAGCACTGTGGAAAAATGTAGTCTCGTAGACTACGAGGTCTTTTGATAGAAGAGGATGGAGTCTCTTGGTAGATGAGGCACCTGGATAATGAGCTTTTTTGGTACACTGGGCTTAGACGATAAGAGTCCTGTGACTACTGAGtactatgaaaaaaaaaattaagtcgCTTTTACCAGAAGGTTTCCCTCTTTCTACCAAGCTCCTTGAGAAATAAGACTCAGTACATGAAGCTTGTATGATGAAGCTCCTGGGAAAACGAAGTCTTATCGGCTGTAAGGTTTTTTGGTAGATTCGGCCTCTTGCAGAAAGAGCTCTTTTGGTAACTGAGACCTAGATGATAAGAGTCCTGTAGACTACTGAGCACTGTGGAAAAATGAAGTTTCTTTGACTATAAGGTCTCTTAGTGAATGAGGCCCCTTGGagaatgagctcttttggtaATGGAGGATTTGGTGATAACACTCTTTCTACTAGGCCCCTTGGGGAATAAGTCGCAACGTACTCTTTTGGTACGTGAGGCTTTGGAAGTAAGGCTCTTTCTACTAGGACCCTTAGGAAAAACCTTGGAGGTCTCTTGAATGATGAGACCCTTTGAGCGACCTCTAGACAACGATAAAGCTCTAATGATAAGGCACCTTCCAACAACGAGGTCTCTTGGTATAAAAGATCtcattcgatcgatcgatcgatcatttGGAAGTCGAAGACCTATGGGCAATGAGCTCTCTTTCTACTTGAAGCTTGGTTGATAAGAACCTTTAGAGTACCATAATTTTTGGTAGATGACTTCTGGTTCCCATGATAGACAAGGTGTCCTTTTGTGCAAAAAGCTGTCTTGGATAAGCTGAAGCTTCAACAATAAGGCCTCTTCGGACCTTGGTAAACTACAAAGTCTCTTGGTAGTCGAAAACCCTTGGACAACGAGCTCTCTTAGTACATGAGATACTTTTTGGTGGATGAGGTCCATTTGACTTCTATGTCTCTTAGTAGACAAGGTGTCGTGCAAAAAGCACTGTTGGATAAAATGAAGCTTCAATAACAAGGGCTCTTGGTAAACTACAAAGTCTCTCGGTAGTCAAAGACTCTTGGTACACGAGGTCCGAACGATAAGGTCTCTTAGACTATTGGCATTGTTGGTAGCTGAGGTCTATTCGATTACGAGTTCTCTTGGTAGAAGAAGCTGCTTGGACAACGAGCTCGTTCGACAGATTGGGCTAGAACGATAAGGACCTTTAGAAGTTCAATTCGGCTACGAAGTTTCCTAGTCCCGTAGGTCCTTGTGACCAGGAGGCTCCTCCGAAAAAATGGTGACAAGATTGAACTATGATTGGCTATGATtgattggggcggtccggtggccgaggcgacagcggcgacggtcttcacacggcagggccggggttcaaatcccatccagaccgcctccccgtacgaaaggctgactacttttctacgggtaaaattaagtcacagaaagccagaaatggcaggccgagacctctcggggttgtagtgccacagaagaagaagattgaaCTATGAGATCTCTTAACCAACAATGGTATTCTGGAAGATGAGATGTCTTCTTGGCTCCTTGCGTCCGCCAACTCTGCCTACCGTTACTCCCGCCACTGCAAAACTCATGTGTGGTAGCGTGTAAGCAAAACTTTTATAAACCGCCCTACAGTtttcgaaaaaaacaaatttagtagctttttgttgttgtatcaTTTATCACCCAAACACTTCTTGGTGGCTAGCCCATGCATACCAAACATTACCactgtaaaaatgaaacagctTTGAACGTTGAAACAGCACAAATTGAGAAGCAGCACCCAATTAAACTACAAATTTAGAAATGATGCAGAAATAAGAACGCAAACTCGTTTGCACAAACTTTCGATTACTTTATGTGTCTCTCGTGTAAAACAGCCATGTGTCAATTACATGACAATAGCGAGTAAGCTGATGTGACAAATTAGATGAGACAGAAGGAAAAGGCGGAAAGGCGGAAATCACTGTAGCTACTCCTAACTTAAGACAATAATTAATcaaccaaaccaaccgaaAACGAAGCTGGCAAGATGCTAAAACGaacagtgaaaagaaaagcactaAAATAAATTCTTCTCCTTATCTCTCTATAACTGAATGTCAATCGAGCGGCgcaataaaagaaaaggcgAACGTGGCGAATAATTCATCCAAATTTGATtttgaaacgttttttttttacatttttgcaCAAACAAACTTAAGCAGAGGAAAGTCAAAGAAAAGCGACCAGTTGACCAATTCGAAGCATAATTTCGAACGCCGCCGCGTAAACCATGGTAAACcgaaaccaacacacaccgaTTGTTACTAACAAACgataaaacgaaacgaacatgAAAGCGTAATCTAAACCAGCAACGGACATTTGTTGCTTTTGACGGGTGTTTGCGATTGGGACGGCTGTATTTGCTGTAACACCCCCTGAACAAGGAAATTATGATTGTGAGACAATAATTCTTTACACTTGCAAGTAAGcgaatacaaacaaacaaacacacaaaaagacaGGATGCATTATagtaagcagcagcagaaacacgAACATACGCAcgacacaacaacacactAGTTTTAAATAAAGCATTAACGGTAACTAAGCAACAAAAGAAGgtgaatatatttttaaaaaagggaaagaaagatCGAgacaatgttttaaaataggTAAGTATTACAAATTCTTTTACTTCACACTCATTATGTAACCTGTTGGATCAGTTCGTTCCTATAGTAATCGAGTTCGACCCGTGGGTGCAACGAGTTCGGGTTGACCCGTAGATGCAGCAAATCATACGCGAGTTCGACCCGTAGGATCGGCTCGACCCGTGGGTACAACGAGTTCGGATCGATCCGTAGCGATTTGAGGACGACCCAAGGATTAGACCGAACTCATCGAACTCACGGGGCGATGTGAACTCGTTGGAACTAGGAATACGACCCAAACGATTCCAGCTAGAGAATCCAGGAAGATTCAGATCTACCCACTCATCACTATTTCATAtgcatttgaaaatttattcataCTATAAGTTTAATTCCTAGCAATAAGCCCTGGCCCCAGAGATCAGaacgatgcaaaaaaaagtcaTTTTAATTCCTAATCAAAGTTGAAAATCGTGAAGCATATCCTAAGCCTTGGTTACAGTACTTTCGAATTATTCTTATGTCTGGAAAAAGATCGCTATCGATGTATCGTACTACAAAAGCGGGGCCTCAACGCCGGCGTCTATTAATCCAATATCCTGACCTTTCTGGCAGACGCATCAGCGCCaacactccatctcagttcaGACCTAATACGCATCCTCTGACAATATAGATGGGCTAAACCGACTTTAATAAATGTGTCGTCCATGAGAAAAACATGCTACGATAAGCCCACtgaattcgctgcacgattcTGAGATCACGATACAGTCATTATATCACACCTCCTCCATTGTTCTTATACACATACCagaccaaaaatccttctgagcttCTTCCTCTTGAGAGGAGAAGTTTTCTCAAACAGTAACATGACCGGTTGGCAACCATCACCCAGAtgaggagagcctcaaaccaacgATGTCCAAATCATCAGCGTAAGACATCGATCCACTATCCCATTCCTCAGTaacaattttttgaatttcctcttcgagtgctgcaccaccattcagttcggctactattccgtcggtgcctgatGCCTTTTTATTCTCGAGCCCTTGTTAATTTGTTATGCCTCTTATTATTTTCTACAAACCTCAGAAAGAACtctaatttttctttcatttattCCTTTTCCTAAACTGATACAGATTGGCACATAATCTAACGACCAATTGGAACCCCACATTAACGATCAATTTGAACCTTTTCGCTTcttcacaaaaaaacatcGCCAACTAGGGCGAAATGTAGCTGTCAAACCCGATCAGCTGATTAGGGGCGAAAATTTTGCATGAAtgcgagaaagagaaaggTACAGTAAACGAAGACAATGCCCGATATAAACAGTGCCTCGGATTGCACCATAATAACGAGATAAAGAACAACAGTGGTGCGGGCTAGGTGTGTTTTCTTCCGGAAAAGTGTACTCCAAACCAGCACGAAGATGATGGAACGTAAGCTTACCATCCTGTACGGCAGCCAGTCCGGAACGGCACAAGATCTGGCGGAGCAGATATGGCGCGAATCGAAGATGTACTTCTTCCGCGGGAACGTACTGCCGATGGACGAATACGACGTATCGGAACTGATCGGCGAACGGTTCGTGGTGTGTGTATGCTCCACGTACGGGCAAGGCGAAGAACCGGACAATATGAAGCGATTCTGGAAGTTTCTGCTCCGGAAAAGCCTTCCCACCGATTCCCTGCAACAAGTGCACTTTGCCGTACTGGGGCTGGGTGATTCGCGCTATCCGAAGTTTAACTACGTTGCGAAAAAGCTGCACAAACGATTGCTGCAGCTCGGTGGCAGTGCACTGCTTCCGGTTGGGCTTTGTGACGATCAGCACGATCTCGGATATGGAGCCGTTTTTCTGCCCTGGCTCGACCAGTTATGGGACGAGCTGGTACGCATCGTACCATTTCCGGCCGGTACGCACAAGTTTCCCGAAAGTCCCCGAGAGTTCAGGTGGAATGTGGAAATTgtaaaggaagcaaaacagcaaGCGGGAGAGATCGATCTGTACGCGGACGTTAAAATGCCGAACGGGTTTCAAACGATGGTAGTGGAAAATCGACGTACAACGGCGGTGGACCACTTTCAGGACGTTCGGATGATAACGTTCGAGAAAAAGGCAGTCCCTTGGTGTCCGGGCGATGTGCTTTACGTTAGACCGCACAACTCCAGCGAGAGCATCGACCAGCTGTTTGAGCTGTTCAACCAGCACGAGATAAACGTTGGCCGGGAAACGGTTGTCCAAGTGAAAGCCATCGATTCGGGTAAGTTTGAACACGTTTCATATTAAACGATCTGACAAGGTTATAGTCGCTATAGAGGCAAAACGCGATTAGCTGTGATACAATTCCACAATGGACAGTAGCTGGGCCCGATTGTCTCATGAGATATCTCGTTGTCCAGGCAGAACCGGATaagataatgatgatggtgatggatgGTAGGAATTAGTGCTGCAACTTTGCAATCGAACACTGCACCCTGTTTTCCGACGGTTTAGAAACACTCACAGCCCAACACGTCTCCACATACACTTGTTATCGACAATGTTTGCCTTCTTTATTACACCATACATGTTCGGTTATTCTTGCGCCTGATTACCGTCCTGCCAACCGTCGTCATCCGACAGAAAGCGTCTCTTGGCTGCCGTGTTCATGTACGGTCGGTAAACCCATTCCGTGTCCGCCGCATCCAACTCGTCCAGCGTGCCCAGCTTGATCTGGTACAGCTTCAGCTGAAAGCGTGGTCCACACTCGGTCAGCTCCAGCTGCTTATCCACCATGCGGTACGTGTGATGCCGGAAGCTAATGAAGTCATCATGGTTCGCAAACGTCATGACGCGCTTCGAGTCTTCCTTCGGCACCGGGAACAGATACCGCAGGATGGACATCGTCCGTTCGGCCAGCTTCGTCTTGAAGTTGTGAAAGATCAGGTGCGGCTTCTGTTCGCTCATCGTCCCCATCTCAGGAATGTCGTGACGCATTACGATCCCGGAAATGTTGAAGCTTGCCGTCGGACCGTACGGCAGGTGGCAGATGATGAGATTGTCCGGTACGCCACCATGCTCGTGCACCACAATGAAATCGGTCACATTGTTCGCGCGACACGCATGTACGAGCTGTTTCATCTCGAAGTTACCACGGTTCATACGCTGCGCATTGGGAAAGATCAGTCGCAACTCCTTTACGAACTGTATCAACCGGGACGATGGATCGCGCGACGTTGTGATCATGATCTTTGGATCCTCACAACCAGCGTACCGGTACTCGTCGTCTTTCGAGTCGGCCGTGTTTGCTCCGCCACTTTCACCACCGATTTCCGCCGCTCGCTTTGGCCCTTCGTCGGTCCATTTCagtttttcctgcagcgccagtgcatCCTTTTTGAGGTCGCCATGGATCGGTATGTGCTCCTCGAGCGATCGTTTGATGCGTTCCTTTTTATCCTGGATGGTTTTGTGCTTGTTTTCGACCGCCTTTCGGAAGAGGTATTCTCTTCGCAGACGTGCTTGCCGGCGAAGCATTTTGGGTGAATTTTATGTATTTTACAGACACTAATTGCACGAGTAGAGCGAATAGCAGTTGCTTTCCTGTtgaaaaatacacaaacaatCGCACGTTGTTTTCGGGCGAATGTCATCTGCCGTGTATTGAGGTGCGTTTCTCAACTCGAGCAATGTGTCTGTTCGTAGTCGCCTTGTTGGCACAACGCTTACACTGTGCACATCTTATCTGTTCGCGTGGATGACAAAAcgttaaatttttaaacaaatttaaaaaatagacCATTGTTTTCGCTTTATTCTTACGTTTTAAACACAATACATGATTAATTTGGCGTTTATATTTATCACAGAAATGCCTGTACCATCAATTCTTCAACGAGCATTACCCCTGCTTGCCATCGCGGAACAGTACTGGGATTTAACGGCGATACCACGTGCGCGGGCATTCGCGGTGTTGGCCAAAAATTGTACAAACGAGCTCGAGCGCGAAAAACTAATTGAATTCAGCCGCTACGAAGGTCAGGAAGAACTGTTCTCCTACGCCAACCGACCGAGACGAACAATACTGGAGGTTCTGCAAGATTTTCCACACGCCACCAAATGTCTCACGCTCGAAGCACTGTTTGAGCTATTTCAACCCATTAAACCGAGAGCGTTTTCGATCGCATCCGCAGTGGAAAGTGGCAAGTTGCAAATACTGGTGGCTGTTATAGAGTACAAGACGAAGCTTAGTGTTCCGAGGCGCGGTTTGTGTTCACACTGGCTGAAACGATTGACGCCGGGCCAGGTGATAAATGCTTGGGTGCGAAAGAGTACGTTCCAGCTGCCGGCAGATAATGTAAGTAgccagaaaaaagaaatctgATTATTATTGGAGGCTAATTTTATGTTCTTCTTCGCTTGATTGTACAGAAAATTCCGCTCGTAATGATTGGACCAGGAACCGGATTAGCACCATTCCGCGGCATTCTCCAGGAAAGAGAACTCTCCGAAACGCCTACCTCAGCACCGTTGGTATTGTTTTTCGGTTGTCGTAGTTCTACCGCCGATTTCCACTGCGAAGAAGACCTCAAGCGAATGGAGCAGAGTGGCATGCTGCAGCTGTTTTGTGCATTTTCCCGCGACCAACCGGACAAGGTGTATGTACAGCATCTCATCAAGAAGCAGGGtgttttgttgaaaaagttgCTGGTTGAAAACGGTGGATATGTACTGCTTTCCGGAAGCTCTAAAAATATGCCCCAAGCAGTTAAGGAAGCGTTAGTTGAAGCAATCGGTGACGCACAGTACATCGAAGACATGATCCAAGCGAACCGGTATCAGGAAGAAACTTGGGcgtaagaaaataattcaaataaatattgacAACCATGAAATTGAAAAAGCACACATGAACATCGGTCAAAGAGGATTGGTAAAACCGAGGAGTTAATGCTGGTACGAATTTGTATTTAGTCAACCCCACTCGCGCTTAAACCTATTCTGAAAATCCCCACACTTTCAAGCTGCCCGCATCCCTTCGCCTATCGTTAGCATCCTTGTCGTCGCAGGCGTACGCCAAAATGTACTGTTTCGGGTGCCAGGCAACGGTAAAGGTGGCCGCATCGACCGAAATATCTGCCACCTTTTCGCCCGTTTCCGTGTCACCTATGTCGATGATCAAATCTTCACTCGCCGAAGCCAACAGCTTTCCATCGTGGCTGAATGAAATCGTACGCACCGGCCAATCGAGTCGAGAAAACACCCTCAAACAAGCCAACTCTTCAGCGTCCCACAGCGAAACAAGCGCATCGGCCGACCCGGTAGCGAAATATTTGCCCGTCGGATCAAACTCGATACAGATGCAGGTGCTTGGGTGTGCCTTCAGTACCTGCTGCAGCTCCAGATTCGGATAGTTCAGTATGTGTACGCAGCCCTGCCCGTTggtgaggaaaaacaaatcacttCCATTGCTCCAGGCGATTTCGTTCACCTCGAAGCTGAACTGCTCCTCGGCCCGAAtcttgtgcgtgcgtgtgtcgaTGAACGTGACCAGATCCTCCTTGTTGCCGACCGCTATCGTGTGCCCATCCGGTGACCAGgtaatgttaatgttttctCCCTTCGTGTTGATGAACGTGGCACACTTGCCCACCCGAACGTCCCATATGCGCACGGTCTTATCGCCGCTGGCAGTGCTGAGCAGATCCGGCATCGATGCATGCCAGCACAGTTGGTCAACAGATCCGGTATGGCCACGGTAAGTGCTTTCCTTGTTCTGTAAATTTAAGTACACGTCAACACCATGCTTCTACGATGGCTCACTAACaacatttgtttcatttaccAAACGGTCACGATCGAGTGTAAACACGGCCACCGTTTTGTCGAACGAACCGGAAGCCAAGCGGCGTCCATCGCAATTCCACCCGACCGAATGCACCTTCGCTGTGTGGGCCTTCGATGCTTCTCTGCTTTTATTGTGCCCCTTGAAGTACTCTTGCAACTCGGCAAGCTGTGTTTTACTGCTGACCATTGCAATTTGTGGCTTATTTCTTAATTTAAAATGCAACAAATTAGACGGTAATCCGAGCGgcttgtgttgttgtgttgattTGTTTACACGCTGTAAATGTCATTACTGTCAGCGTTCTGGCATttaaaaaacccaaacaacaacatggCGACGTTTTCGTTGATCGACAAATAAATCGATGAAGAAACTTTCTCTTGAAAAATTCTCATTAAACGTTCAACACGTTTTTT from Anopheles stephensi strain Indian chromosome 2, UCI_ANSTEP_V1.0, whole genome shotgun sequence includes the following:
- the LOC118502548 gene encoding NADPH-dependent diflavin oxidoreductase 1 isoform X2, which encodes MMERKLTILYGSQSGTAQDLAEQIWRESKMYFFRGNVLPMDEYDVSELIGERFVVCVCSTYGQGEEPDNMKRFWKFLLRKSLPTDSLQQVHFAVLGLGDSRYPKFNYVAKKLHKRLLQLGGSALLPVGLCDDQHDLGYGAVFLPWLDQLWDELVRIVPFPAGTHKFPESPREFRWNVEIVKEAKQQAGEIDLYADVKMPNGFQTMVVENRRTTAVDHFQDVRMITFEKKAVPWCPGDVLYVRPHNSSESIDQLFELFNQHEINVGRETVVQVKAIDSEMPVPSILQRALPLLAIAEQYWDLTAIPRARAFAVLAKNCTNELEREKLIEFSRYEGQEELFSYANRPRRTILEVLQDFPHATKCLTLEALFELFQPIKPRAFSIASAVESGKLQILVAVIEYKTKLSVPRRGLCSHWLKRLTPGQVINAWVRKSTFQLPADNKIPLVMIGPGTGLAPFRGILQERELSETPTSAPLVLFFGCRSSTADFHCEEDLKRMEQSGMLQLFCAFSRDQPDKVYVQHLIKKQGVLLKKLLVENGGYVPFLEKMEPVRLTPAWEEHNLPNDELNFRGMTMERAKMETNPPKDKLRLVFLTLMIHGIGTLMPWNMFITAKSYFVDYKLSQNYTGVELEYGTYFLAYVGFASQVPNLLFNWLNIFMNLGGNLTKRIVYSILIEVIVFVVTVVLAMINSSEWPGAFFWITMTTVVILNMAGGIYQNTVYGMAAKLPFKYTGAVVLGSNISGTFASIISILSSQFASSVRTAAIYYFITAMFVLLLCFDTYFALPLNKFYRYHELLKEKEIESNQRANVGARPPYWTIFKQAFPQLFNVFFVFFITLAVFPAVHSDIKRSDGDFIIDDELFVSICCFLTFNVCAMLGSLLTSWVTWPKPKYLVWPVLLRAAFLPLFLFCNYQPLNIARVLPVYIDHDWVYWGIAIVMAFSSGYFSSLGMMYAPQSVEPQYAMTAGMFAAAMLITGIFTGILFSMVFPLVVQYNFLEWLH
- the LOC118502552 gene encoding U3 small nucleolar ribonucleoprotein protein IMP4: MLRRQARLRREYLFRKAVENKHKTIQDKKERIKRSLEEHIPIHGDLKKDALALQEKLKWTDEGPKRAAEIGGESGGANTADSKDDEYRYAGCEDPKIMITTSRDPSSRLIQFVKELRLIFPNAQRMNRGNFEMKQLVHACRANNVTDFIVVHEHGGVPDNLIICHLPYGPTASFNISGIVMRHDIPEMGTMSEQKPHLIFHNFKTKLAERTMSILRYLFPVPKEDSKRVMTFANHDDFISFRHHTYRMVDKQLELTECGPRFQLKLYQIKLGTLDELDAADTEWVYRPYMNTAAKRRFLSDDDGWQDGNQAQE
- the LOC118502551 gene encoding THO complex subunit 3, which produces MVSSKTQLAELQEYFKGHNKSREASKAHTAKVHSVGWNCDGRRLASGSFDKTVAVFTLDRDRLNKESTYRGHTGSVDQLCWHASMPDLLSTASGDKTVRIWDVRVGKCATFINTKGENINITWSPDGHTIAVGNKEDLVTFIDTRTHKIRAEEQFSFEVNEIAWSNGSDLFFLTNGQGCVHILNYPNLELQQVLKAHPSTCICIEFDPTGKYFATGSADALVSLWDAEELACLRVFSRLDWPVRTISFSHDGKLLASASEDLIIDIGDTETGEKVADISVDAATFTVAWHPKQYILAYACDDKDANDRRRDAGSLKVWGFSE